One genomic segment of Arthrobacter sp. zg-Y1110 includes these proteins:
- a CDS encoding ABC transporter ATP-binding protein — protein sequence MTRAQVPAGTVVSVSGISKAFRHVAALEDVTFSIDAGEAFGILGPNGAGKTTTVECVAGTLRPDGGRVTVLGVDPAADRATVRERVGYQLQAAALPPALRVEEALRLFAAFYPAPADVPELLRTVGLHEHRKRPFGKLSGGQQQRLSIALALIGNPDVVVFDELTTGLDPQGRRDVRQLIQRVKDGGITVVLVTHYLDDVERLCDRLAIIDAGRTRFVGTPAELLAVSGRNAAEPGALEDAYLAFIEQTAAE from the coding sequence ATGACCAGGGCACAGGTGCCTGCCGGCACGGTGGTTAGCGTGAGCGGGATATCCAAGGCTTTCCGGCATGTCGCGGCGCTCGAGGACGTCACCTTTTCGATTGACGCGGGTGAAGCCTTCGGAATTCTCGGTCCCAACGGCGCCGGCAAGACCACCACGGTGGAGTGTGTGGCCGGTACGCTGCGGCCCGACGGCGGACGCGTCACGGTGCTGGGCGTGGATCCCGCAGCGGACCGGGCAACCGTGCGTGAGCGTGTCGGCTATCAGCTCCAGGCCGCCGCCCTGCCGCCCGCCCTGCGCGTCGAGGAGGCGCTGCGGCTGTTCGCCGCTTTCTATCCTGCGCCTGCCGATGTGCCGGAGCTGCTGCGCACCGTAGGGCTGCACGAACACCGCAAACGCCCCTTCGGCAAGCTTTCCGGCGGGCAGCAGCAGCGCCTGTCGATTGCCCTCGCGCTCATCGGCAATCCCGACGTCGTCGTGTTCGACGAGTTGACCACGGGGCTGGACCCGCAGGGCAGGCGCGATGTGCGGCAGCTGATTCAACGGGTGAAGGACGGCGGCATCACGGTTGTCCTCGTCACCCACTACCTTGACGACGTCGAGCGCCTCTGTGACCGCTTGGCGATTATCGACGCCGGCCGGACCCGGTTCGTGGGCACGCCGGCGGAACTGCTCGCCGTTTCCGGCAGGAATGCCGCCGAGCCCGGTGCTCTCGAGGATGCGTACCTGGCCTTCATTGAGCAGACGGCAGCCGAGTGA
- a CDS encoding ABC transporter permease, protein MRALGALTRTEATLYLRNPVSIFMALVLPSAILLLQGFVIPNTRVPLGGTDPVYAALRPIDLLVPLSIAVALASVAVTNYPSAISGYRETGVLRRLGVTPVGAHRILFAQWIVSGAALAVAVTVTVLLARVVFDSRMPSSPGLVVLVVVFGVAAMMAVGSLIAAVAGTAQNAYGIGFLVFMGCMFTAGLWTPGPLMPEGVRQVASFTPLGAMTQALTAAWYGGTVTVAPFLVMLVWTVSCAALAAKVFRWQ, encoded by the coding sequence ATGCGGGCGCTGGGAGCCCTGACGCGCACTGAAGCGACACTGTATCTGCGCAATCCGGTGAGCATTTTCATGGCATTGGTGCTGCCCTCGGCCATCCTGCTGCTCCAGGGCTTCGTCATTCCAAACACACGGGTCCCGCTGGGAGGCACGGATCCCGTCTATGCGGCCCTGCGTCCCATTGACCTGCTCGTGCCGCTGTCCATAGCGGTGGCACTGGCCAGTGTGGCGGTGACCAATTACCCGTCCGCGATCAGCGGCTACCGGGAGACGGGCGTGCTGCGCCGGCTGGGGGTGACGCCCGTCGGCGCGCACCGCATCCTGTTTGCCCAATGGATCGTCAGCGGCGCAGCGCTCGCCGTTGCGGTGACCGTCACCGTCCTGCTCGCCAGGGTTGTCTTTGACAGCCGGATGCCGAGCAGTCCCGGACTGGTTGTCCTCGTGGTGGTCTTCGGCGTCGCTGCCATGATGGCCGTGGGATCACTCATTGCCGCCGTCGCCGGCACCGCCCAGAACGCCTACGGCATCGGATTCCTGGTGTTTATGGGGTGCATGTTCACTGCCGGATTGTGGACGCCCGGGCCCCTGATGCCGGAAGGCGTCCGGCAGGTCGCGTCTTTCACCCCGCTCGGTGCCATGACCCAGGCACTGACCGCCGCCTGGTACGGAGGGACCGTGACGGTTGCCCCCTTCCTTGTGATGCTTGTCTGGACCGTTTCATGCGCGGCGTTGGCCGCGAAGGTTTTCCGCTGGCAATGA
- a CDS encoding DUF4192 family protein: MSTEPADGTPRNPYRINAPADILSLIPHTLGFEPRESLVLMALCGGRLGATLRLDLPPVPGKGPRQGPGAKAGANAAYAATACRFLASDTEADGVLLALYTDRPWKDPAHPPYRPLVRRLGKDLAAAGIPLQDGWLVGPDTWRDYFCTRPDCCPWPGAPRSQIADSMLNTELVYRGSAFASSLERAVGESFPMQWPNRGEVADSQARFGEQVGAHWCERDQFHRTLELWGKCFAGGGLDTGAAPYAEDTVEPFPGSRNRLHLDPECAGFLLASLCDRGIRDALLVLTAAGQAAAVYGAEANGLVRRQVHPVVLPGSVDHGVAASGVIPLLPRPRRQSTAAADFRSILVGRGGAPDWSLLDRAYAVFSDLVPAADEDAKAALLSLLAWMEWARGRGSRAHVHLQHALDECPGYRLALLLRELLGTGILPDWTGSRDGSWPGTPDG, translated from the coding sequence ATGAGCACAGAACCGGCCGACGGCACCCCGCGCAACCCCTACCGCATCAACGCTCCGGCAGACATCCTCAGCCTGATTCCACACACGTTGGGCTTCGAGCCGCGCGAGTCCCTGGTGCTGATGGCATTATGCGGTGGCCGGCTCGGCGCGACGCTGCGGCTGGACCTGCCTCCGGTGCCGGGCAAAGGACCGCGGCAGGGGCCGGGAGCCAAAGCCGGAGCGAATGCCGCCTATGCGGCCACGGCCTGCCGGTTCCTGGCGTCCGACACCGAGGCTGACGGGGTACTGCTGGCGCTGTATACGGACCGGCCCTGGAAGGACCCGGCGCATCCGCCGTACCGGCCGCTGGTCCGCCGCCTCGGGAAGGACCTGGCCGCGGCCGGCATCCCGCTGCAGGATGGCTGGCTGGTCGGTCCGGACACCTGGCGGGACTATTTCTGCACCCGGCCTGACTGCTGCCCATGGCCGGGCGCGCCCAGGTCGCAGATTGCGGACAGCATGCTGAACACGGAACTGGTGTACCGGGGAAGTGCCTTTGCCTCATCGCTGGAAAGGGCGGTGGGGGAGTCTTTCCCGATGCAGTGGCCCAACAGGGGTGAGGTAGCGGACAGCCAGGCACGCTTTGGGGAACAGGTGGGTGCACATTGGTGCGAACGGGACCAGTTCCACCGCACCTTGGAGTTGTGGGGCAAGTGTTTTGCAGGCGGCGGCCTCGACACCGGTGCTGCGCCGTATGCCGAAGACACGGTCGAGCCGTTCCCCGGTTCCCGGAACCGGCTGCACCTCGATCCTGAATGTGCCGGGTTTCTCCTGGCCAGCCTCTGCGACCGCGGTATCCGCGATGCCCTGCTGGTCCTGACTGCTGCGGGCCAAGCCGCCGCTGTTTACGGAGCAGAGGCCAACGGCCTGGTCCGCCGGCAGGTGCATCCTGTTGTCCTTCCCGGTTCCGTAGACCACGGCGTGGCAGCATCCGGCGTCATACCCCTGCTGCCGCGCCCTCGAAGGCAGTCCACGGCCGCCGCGGATTTCCGCAGCATCCTGGTGGGCAGAGGGGGCGCCCCGGATTGGAGCCTGCTGGACCGGGCGTACGCCGTTTTCTCGGACCTCGTGCCCGCGGCGGACGAAGACGCCAAAGCGGCGCTGCTTTCGCTGCTTGCCTGGATGGAGTGGGCCAGGGGGCGCGGCTCTCGTGCCCACGTCCATCTGCAGCATGCGCTCGACGAATGCCCCGGATACCGTCTTGCCTTGCTGCTGCGTGAACTGCTGGGTACGGGAATCCTGCCGGACTGGACCGGCTCCCGGGACGGGTCATGGCCGGGCACGCCGGACGGCTAG
- a CDS encoding RNA polymerase sigma factor yields MSPRKTTAVEETDTANKRTAATEAPSAVADKEAASGEKTAAKTARKPAARKAPAKAGTTAAGRKTAAKTAKAAKAEVDEEVDSADVEPDADAVEGADTAAAPTGSGFVYSDADDDDAPAQQVVSAGATADPVKDYLKQIGKVALLNAEQEVDLALRIEAGLYAEEKMAADPDMDPKLKRELQWVSHDGKRAKNHLLEANLRLVVSLAKRYTGRGMLFLDLIQEGNLGLIRAVEKFDYTKGFKFSTYATWWIRQAITRAMADQARTIRIPVHMVEVINKLARVQRQMLQDLGREPAPEELALELDMTPEKVVEVQKYGREPISLHTPLGEDGDSEFGDLIEDSEAVVPADAVSFTLLQEQLHSVLDTLSEREAGVVAMRFGLTDGQPKTLDEIGKVYGVTRERIRQIESKTMSKLRHPSRSQVLRDYLD; encoded by the coding sequence GTGTCGCCGAGAAAGACAACTGCAGTCGAAGAGACTGACACTGCAAATAAGCGCACTGCCGCAACTGAGGCCCCGTCAGCGGTGGCCGACAAGGAGGCTGCTTCCGGCGAAAAGACCGCTGCCAAGACGGCCCGCAAGCCGGCTGCCCGGAAGGCTCCGGCGAAGGCCGGCACCACTGCAGCAGGACGAAAGACCGCTGCGAAGACCGCCAAGGCTGCCAAAGCCGAGGTTGATGAAGAGGTTGACTCTGCCGACGTTGAGCCGGACGCAGACGCCGTTGAAGGTGCAGACACTGCAGCAGCACCCACCGGATCCGGTTTCGTGTACTCGGATGCCGACGATGACGACGCGCCTGCCCAGCAGGTCGTCTCCGCCGGCGCCACGGCCGACCCCGTCAAGGACTACCTGAAGCAGATCGGTAAGGTCGCCCTGCTGAACGCTGAGCAGGAAGTCGACCTCGCACTGCGGATCGAAGCCGGCCTGTACGCCGAAGAGAAGATGGCAGCGGATCCCGACATGGACCCCAAGCTCAAGCGTGAGCTTCAGTGGGTGTCCCATGACGGAAAGCGCGCCAAGAACCACCTGCTCGAAGCCAACCTGCGCCTCGTGGTGTCGCTGGCCAAGCGTTACACCGGCCGCGGCATGCTCTTCCTGGACCTGATCCAGGAAGGCAACCTTGGCCTCATCCGCGCCGTAGAGAAGTTCGACTACACCAAGGGCTTCAAGTTCTCCACGTACGCCACGTGGTGGATCCGCCAGGCCATCACCCGCGCCATGGCAGACCAGGCCCGCACCATCCGCATCCCGGTGCACATGGTGGAAGTCATCAACAAGCTGGCCCGTGTGCAGCGCCAGATGCTTCAGGACCTGGGTCGCGAGCCCGCTCCCGAAGAGCTGGCGCTGGAACTGGACATGACCCCTGAAAAGGTCGTGGAGGTGCAGAAGTACGGCCGTGAGCCGATCTCGCTGCACACCCCGCTGGGTGAAGACGGCGACTCCGAGTTCGGCGACCTCATTGAGGATTCCGAAGCCGTTGTCCCCGCCGATGCGGTCAGCTTCACGCTGCTGCAGGAGCAGCTGCATTCGGTGCTGGACACGCTGTCCGAACGCGAAGCCGGCGTTGTCGCCATGCGTTTCGGCCTCACCGACGGCCAGCCGAAGACCCTGGACGAGATCGGCAAGGTTTACGGCGTGACCCGTGAACGGATCCGCCAGATCGAATCCAAGACCATGTCCAAGCTGCGCCACCCGTCGCGTTCGCAGGTCCTGCGGGACTACCTGGATTAG